Proteins from a genomic interval of Streptomyces sp. NBC_00820:
- a CDS encoding TetR/AcrR family transcriptional regulator, which produces MGAVRTRRLPRAEREREMLDAAVRVFGRRGYAAASMDEIAEVAGVSKPLVYLYLNSKEDLFTACIRREARALTEAVRTGVRRDLPADRQLWDGLNAFFAYAAKHPDGWSVLHLQARTHGEAFAAEVTAMREEIVAFVTHLIAAAARDAHPHAPGLSGAEAAGLAQALVGAAESLAAWANANPGSTAHQTATTLMNFAWAGLGNLMDGHPWVPVRT; this is translated from the coding sequence ATGGGTGCGGTGAGGACCAGGCGGCTGCCGCGTGCGGAGCGGGAACGGGAGATGCTCGACGCCGCCGTGCGGGTGTTCGGCCGGCGTGGGTACGCGGCCGCGTCGATGGACGAGATCGCCGAAGTGGCGGGCGTCTCCAAGCCGTTGGTGTATCTGTACCTGAACTCCAAGGAAGACCTCTTCACCGCCTGCATCCGGCGGGAGGCCCGTGCGCTGACCGAGGCGGTCCGCACCGGGGTCCGCCGCGACCTGCCGGCCGACCGTCAGCTGTGGGACGGCCTGAACGCGTTCTTCGCGTACGCGGCGAAGCACCCCGACGGCTGGTCCGTACTGCACCTCCAGGCCCGCACCCACGGCGAGGCCTTCGCCGCCGAGGTCACCGCGATGCGCGAGGAGATCGTCGCCTTCGTGACCCACCTGATCGCGGCCGCCGCCCGTGACGCCCACCCCCATGCCCCCGGCCTCTCCGGTGCCGAGGCGGCGGGCCTCGCCCAGGCCCTCGTGGGCGCCGCCGAGTCCCTCGCCGCCTGGGCCAACGCCAACCCCGGCAGCACCGCTCACCAGACGGCCACCACCCTGATGAACTTCGCCTGGGCGGGCCTGGGCAACCTGATGGACGGACACCCCTGGGTGCCTGTGCGTACCTAG